A single genomic interval of Amblyomma americanum isolate KBUSLIRL-KWMA chromosome 11, ASM5285725v1, whole genome shotgun sequence harbors:
- the LOC144111428 gene encoding uncharacterized protein LOC144111428 isoform X2, translating to MVNCAVVGCSNRSDVTGRKKRPTSARFFSLPKVIENQCERTKTLSAKRRSLWLARIKRANFNHESPNVRVCGVHFIKGEPSNLFNETNPDWAPSLSLGHGTRHADSARHDRRAKRLAHKRRADVEATAVASEASPRACPDSPQPPQAEEVSADENETGIAVQTDMTMQDIQALEQHSVVLNEHLYTLQKEKEQLEVTEDSLKSCEAKVRLYTGMPNFAVLFAVFEALASFISHIVNNKLTKFQEFVLFMMKLKVNLQNADLAFRFNISEATLSRIFDKWLHVAYCRLKDEIIWPTRDALQKTMPQAFYDSFGANVAVIIDCFEIKIERPSSYLPRCETWSQYKGSNTAKFLIGIAPQGVVTYISEGWGGRASDKHITEHCRSLDNLVPGDVVLADRGFNISESVGFYCAKLHVPAFTRGKKQLSAEDVQSTRKLANVRIHVERVIGLIRNKFIFLKSVVPIDYVVCRPGDEVAPLDKIVTVCCVLSNLCASIVAAPKDATGQQASASVDE from the exons ATGGTCAACTGCGCCGTTGTGGGCTGCTCCAATCGCAGCGACGttacagggagaaagaaaaggccaactagcgcgaggtttttctctctgccgaaagtgatcgaaaaccagtgcgagcgaaccaagactctgagtgcgaagcgccgcagcttgtggttagcacgcataaaacgtgctaatttcaaccacgaaagccccaatgtgcgcgtctgcggtgtgcatttcataaaag gagaaccgtccaacctgttcaacgagacaaatccagactgggccccgtctctcagtctcggccacgggaccaggcatgctgattccgcgcggcacgatcgcagagcaaaaagactcgctcacaagcgacgggccgatgttgaagcgacagcagtggcatcggaggcgtcgccgcgtgcctgtcccgattccccacagccaccgcaagccgaggaagtcagcgccgatgaaaatgagacag gaatcgctgttcaaaccgacatgaccatgcaagatatacaggcactggagcagcattctgtagtgctgaatgaacatctgtacacattgcagaaagagaaagagcagctcgaggtgactgaagactcactgaaaagttgtgaagcaaaggtgcgactgtacactgggatgccaaactttgctgttttatttgctgtgttcgaagcactagcaagcttcatttcacacattgtcaacaataagctcacaaaatttcaagaattcgttctgttcatgatgaagctaAAAGTAAATCTGCAAAACGCTGACCTTGCATTTCGGTTCAATATTTCAGAGGCTACACTATCGCGCATTTTCGACAAGTGGCTGCACGTGGCGTATTGCAGACTTAAAGATGAAATAATCTGGCCCACACGAGATGCTTTGCAAAAGACAATGCCACAGGCATTCTACGACTCGTTTGGTGCGAATGTAGCAGTCATCATCGATTGCTTCGAAATCAAGATAGAAAGGCCATCATCGTATCTTCCAAGATGTGAAACATGGTCCCAGTATAAAGGTAGCAATACAGCCAAGTTCCTGATTGGGATTGCTCCACAAGGTGTTGTTACATATATATCCGAAGGTTGGGGAGGCAGGGCAAGTGACAAACATATCACCGAACACTGTAGGTCTTTGGACAACTTGGTGCCTGGAGACGTTGTACTCGCAGACAGGGGTTTTAACATCAGCGAAAGCGTTGGTTTCTACTGTGCAAAGCTTCACGTGCCAGCGTTtaccaggggaaagaaacaactttcagcagaagatgtgcagagcacaagaaagctcgcaaacgtgcgaatacacgtggaaagagtaattggactcattaggaataagtttatttttctgaagtctgtcgtgccaatcgattacgttgtgtgccggccaggagatgaagtcgcaccactcgacaaaattgtaactgtgtgttgtgtgctatctaacttgtgtgcatcaattgttgctgcaccaaaggacgccactggacagcaggcttcagcctcagtggatga gtga
- the LOC144111428 gene encoding uncharacterized protein LOC144111428 isoform X1, protein MVNCAVVGCSNRSDVTGRKKRPTSARFFSLPKVIENQCERTKTLSAKRRSLWLARIKRANFNHESPNVRVCGVHFIKGEPSNLFNETNPDWAPSLSLGHGTRHADSARHDRRAKRLAHKRRADVEATAVASEASPRACPDSPQPPQAEEVSADENETGIAVQTDMTMQDIQALEQHSVVLNEHLYTLQKEKEQLEVTEDSLKSCEAKVRLYTGMPNFAVLFAVFEALASFISHIVNNKLTKFQEFVLFMMKLKVNLQNADLAFRFNISEATLSRIFDKWLHVAYCRLKDEIIWPTRDALQKTMPQAFYDSFGANVAVIIDCFEIKIERPSSYLPRCETWSQYKGSNTAKFLIGIAPQGVVTYISEGWGGRASDKHITEHCRSLDNLVPGDVVLADRGFNISESVGFYCAKLHVPAFTRGKKQLSAEDVQSTRKLANVRIHVERVIGLIRNKFIFLKSVVPIDYVVCRPGDEVAPLDKIVTVCCVLSNLCASIVAAPKDATGQQASASVDE, encoded by the exons ATGGTCAACTGCGCCGTTGTGGGCTGCTCCAATCGCAGCGACGttacagggagaaagaaaaggccaactagcgcgaggtttttctctctgccgaaagtgatcgaaaaccagtgcgagcgaaccaagactctgagtgcgaagcgccgcagcttgtggttagcacgcataaaacgtgctaatttcaaccacgaaagccccaatgtgcgcgtctgcggtgtgcatttcataaaag gagaaccgtccaacctgttcaacgagacaaatccagactgggccccgtctctcagtctcggccacgggaccaggcatgctgattccgcgcggcacgatcgcagagcaaaaagactcgctcacaagcgacgggccgatgttgaagcgacagcagtggcatcggaggcgtcgccgcgtgcctgtcccgattccccacagccaccgcaagccgaggaagtcagcgccgatgaaaatgagacag gaatcgctgttcaaaccgacatgaccatgcaagatatacaggcactggagcagcattctgtagtgctgaatgaacatctgtacacattgcagaaagagaaagagcagctcgaggtgactgaagactcactgaaaagttgtgaagcaaaggtgcgactgtacactgggatgccaaactttgctgttttatttgctgtgttcgaagcactagcaagcttcatttcacacattgtcaacaataagctcacaaaatttcaagaattcgttctgttcatgatgaagctaAAAGTAAATCTGCAAAACGCTGACCTTGCATTTCGGTTCAATATTTCAGAGGCTACACTATCGCGCATTTTCGACAAGTGGCTGCACGTGGCGTATTGCAGACTTAAAGATGAAATAATCTGGCCCACACGAGATGCTTTGCAAAAGACAATGCCACAGGCATTCTACGACTCGTTTGGTGCGAATGTAGCAGTCATCATCGATTGCTTCGAAATCAAGATAGAAAGGCCATCATCGTATCTTCCAAGATGTGAAACATGGTCCCAGTATAAAGGTAGCAATACAGCCAAGTTCCTGATTGGGATTGCTCCACAAGGTGTTGTTACATATATATCCGAAGGTTGGGGAGGCAGGGCAAGTGACAAACATATCACCGAACACTGTAGGTCTTTGGACAACTTGGTGCCTGGAGACGTTGTACTCGCAGACAGGGGTTTTAACATCAGCGAAAGCGTTGGTTTCTACTGTGCAAAGCTTCACGTGCCAGCGTTtaccaggggaaagaaacaactttcagcagaagatgtgcagagcacaagaaagctcgcaaacgtgcgaatacacgtggaaagagtaattggactcattaggaataagtttatttttctgaagtctgtcgtgccaatcgattacgttgtgtgccggccaggagatgaagtcgcaccactcgacaaaattgtaactgtgtgttgtgtgctatctaacttgtgtgcatcaattgttgctgcaccaaaggacgccactggacagcaggcttcagcctcagtggatgagtga